From Mytilus galloprovincialis chromosome 9, xbMytGall1.hap1.1, whole genome shotgun sequence, the proteins below share one genomic window:
- the LOC143045051 gene encoding heat shock 70 kDa protein 12A-like, whose amino-acid sequence MAGVAVKDDHYLIVAALDIGTTYSGYAFARRDQFNKDPLQIDTNIWKSGTQLLSLKTPTCLLLDSNMKMEAFGYEAENRYSDLVEKNEHDEYYYFHRFKMSLYKAKNLSKELIIEDITGKSASALDIFSMSIKALKEHFLNKIREQITEIHIDDIRWVLTVPAIWSDGAKQFMRSSAEKAGISPNKLRLALEPEAASIYCQYLPTEKLEGAEKGLPVAAVGTKYMVVDLGGGTVDITVHEKKNDGSLKEICHASGADYGGTSVDREFFKLIESIIGTAAMNEFKGEYIESYLDLLRYFEIKKRNFDA is encoded by the exons ATGGCTGGAGTTGCTGTTAAAGACGACCACTACCTAATTGTAGCTGCATTGGATATTGGAACTACATACTCTGGATATGCATTTGCGAGGCGAGATCAATTCAATAAAGATCCCTTACAGATAGACACAAATATCTGGAAGTCTGGTACGCAACTCTTGTCGCTTAAAACACCAACTTGTCTCTTACTAGATTCGAACATGAAGATGGAAGCATTTGGATATGAAGCAGAAAACAGATATTCTGACCTTGTTGAGaagaatgaacatgatgaatattaTTATTTCCACAGATTCAAGATGAGCCTGTATAAAGCAAAG AACTTAAGCAAAGAATTGATCATAGAAGATATAACTGGAAAGAGCGCCTCAGCTTTAGACATTTTCTCTATGTCAATTAAAGCTCTAAAAGAACATTTTCTCAACAAAATAAGAGAGCAGATTACTGAAATACATATTGACGATATCCGTTGGGTTCTCACTGTTCCCGCAATATGGTCAGACGGTGCCAAGCAATTCATGCGAAGCAGCGCAGAAAAG GCAGGAATATCTCCAAATAAATTACGATTAGCTCTTGAACCCGAAGCAGCATCCATATACTGTCAATATTTACCTACAGAAAAGTTGGAAGGAGCAGAAAAGGGATTACCAGTAGCTGCTGTTGGTACGAAATATATGGTTGTTGATTTAGGAG GAGGCACAGTCGACATAACAGTACATGAAAAAAAGAATGACGGTAGTCTTAAGGAGATTTGCCACGCATCAGGAGCTGATTATGGCGGAACAAGTGTTGACCGTGAGTTCTTTAAACTAATAGAAAGTATTATTGGAACTGCAGCGATGAACGAGTTCAAGGGTGAATACATAGAATCCTACCTTGACTTATtaagatattttgaaataaagaaaaggAATTTTGATGCATAA